A region from the Hydra vulgaris chromosome 10, alternate assembly HydraT2T_AEP genome encodes:
- the LOC136085725 gene encoding uncharacterized protein LOC136085725: MESISKTAEVKDMTMERTCPVYTKEYRRLYSKKNPQALYMPCSANSLNLAGVHSAESSVEVKNYFGRVQSLYNLFSGSPSRWKVLIETTGLSLHQTSQTRWSARIEDVKPLVKRSREILESLKKLRNFDLTADQLNEVKSLEKWVHSFEFIVMTTFWYKSLQSINYVSLALQSENISLDDEMKLIKTLIEDLNRLRSSWTSILNEARLIASGLASFGFQSEFVKKRTKKRKTFHEEVRNTAHFHEDKAKEFEVSVFNTALDTLIQQVSDRFQAAEKTTNMFSFVWSLKSLVMSNEEESEESVEAPIQLEEKCKVLAQIYATDNEEEKLIEEVRHLDALKRSNLFGPKKSLTSMTLLNGIYQKGLQPLFESVCILLRIFNTIPVSVAEGERSFSKLALVKTALRSTMSQERLTNLLVISIEYDLAKKLCYGEVISKFAMSKARKINFL; encoded by the coding sequence ATGGAATCGATCTCAAAAACTGCAGAGGTCAAGGATATGACAATGGAGCGAACATGTCCGGTATATACAAAGGAGTACAGGCGAttatacagcaaaaaaaatccTCAAGCTCTCTATATGCCATGCAGCGCTAATAGTCTCAACCTTGCTGGTGTTCATTCTGCTGAATCTTCGGTTGAAGTCAAGAACTACTTTGGCCGAGTCCAGTCACTTTACAATCTTTTCAGTGGAAGCCCTAGTCGGTGGAAAGTCTTGATTGAAACCACTGGTTTGTCCCTTCATCAAACGTCGCAAACCAGATGGAGTGCGCGAATCGAGGATGTGAAGCCGTTAGTCAAGCGATCCAGGGAAATCCTCGAATCTTTGAAAAAGCTCCGCAATTTTGATCTAACAGCTGATCAATTGAATGAAGTAAAATCTCTGGAGAAGTGGGTTCATTCATTCGAGTTCATCGTAATGACAACCTTTTGGTATAAATCTCTTCAATCAATCAACTACGTGAGCCTTGCACTCCAATCAGAAAATATTTCCTTGGACGACGAGATGAAACTCATTAAGACTCTTATTGAAGATCTAAATCGACTGAGATCATCTTGGACCAGCATCCTTAATGAGGCACGTTTGATAGCATCTGGTCTTGCTTCTTTTGGTTTTCAATCAGAATTTGTGAAGAAGAGGACGAAAAAAAGAAAGACCTTTCACGAAGAGGTGAGGAACACCGCTCATTTCCATGAAGACAAAGCAAAAGAGTTTGAGGTGAGCGTATTCAATACCGCTCTTGATACTCTTATTCAGCAGGTCAGCGATAGATTCCAAGCTGCTGAGAAGACGACGAATATGTTTTCGTTTGTGTGGTCATTGAAATCTCTTGTTATGTCAAATGAAGAAGAATCAGAAGAAAGTGTTGAAGCACCTATCCAATTGGAGGAGAAATGCAAGGTCTTGGCACAAATCTACGCGACCGATAATGAGGAAGAGAAACTTATTGAAGAGGTCCGCCACCTCGATGCTCTGAAGCGATCCAATCTTTTTGGTCCAAAAAAATCTCTCACTTCCATGACGTTATTGAATGGAATATACCAGAAAGGTCTTCAGCCGCTCTTCGAATCAGTCTGCATTTTGCTGCGCATCTTCAACACCATCCCTGTTTCTGTTGCGGAAGGCGAGAGATCTTTTAGTAAGCTTGCTCTAGTTAAGACAGCTTTAAGGTCTACAATGAGCCAAGAACGACTCACGAATCTTCTGGTTATTTCCATTGAGTATGATCTTGCCAAAAAGTTGTGCTACGGTGAAGTGATTTCCAAATTCGCCATGAGTAAAGCTCGAAAGATCAATTTCCTCTGA